In Flavobacterium sp. N3904, one DNA window encodes the following:
- a CDS encoding glycogen/starch synthase, translated as MKDKRILYVSSEVVPYLAENEVSLMSYDVPKMINDQGGQIRIFMPRYGNINERRHQLHEVIRLSGMNLVVNDLDMPLIIKVASIPKERIQVYFIDNDEYFKRKATFADEEGVMYPDNDERAIFFAKGVVETVKKLNWVPDIIHVHGWMAAMLPVYMKHFYKNEALFSDTKIVTSVYSQSFDGTLDIEMINKVKFDGIPAEAIADLESPDYENILKTTILNSDAVIIASDGLSPSLTKFIESSGKPFLPLVPRDGFGVAYTEFYKNMLL; from the coding sequence ATGAAAGATAAGAGGATATTATACGTATCATCTGAAGTTGTGCCTTATCTAGCTGAAAATGAGGTTTCATTAATGTCTTATGACGTACCAAAAATGATTAATGATCAAGGTGGACAAATTCGTATTTTTATGCCAAGATACGGAAATATTAACGAGAGAAGACACCAATTGCACGAAGTAATTCGACTTTCAGGAATGAATTTGGTTGTAAACGATTTGGATATGCCGTTAATTATAAAAGTCGCTTCTATTCCCAAAGAAAGAATACAAGTATATTTTATTGATAATGATGAATATTTCAAGAGAAAAGCAACTTTTGCTGATGAAGAGGGGGTAATGTATCCAGATAATGACGAGAGAGCTATTTTCTTTGCTAAAGGTGTTGTAGAAACAGTGAAAAAATTGAATTGGGTTCCAGATATTATACATGTTCATGGATGGATGGCTGCAATGTTACCGGTTTATATGAAACATTTTTATAAAAACGAGGCTTTATTTTCAGACACTAAAATTGTCACCTCTGTTTACAGCCAATCTTTCGATGGAACTTTGGATATTGAAATGATCAATAAAGTGAAATTTGACGGGATTCCAGCAGAAGCTATTGCAGATCTTGAATCTCCAGATTATGAAAACATATTAAAAACAACAATTTTAAATTCCGATGCTGTTATTATTGCGTCTGATGGACTATCTCCAAGTTTAACAAAATTTATAGAATCTTCAGGTAAACCTTTTTTACCTTTGGTGCCCAGAGATGGATTTGGTGTGGCTTATACCGAATTCTATAAAAATATGTTGTTATAA
- a CDS encoding DUF4270 domain-containing protein, with amino-acid sequence MLKNSFFKTIAFILFVVLLNSCDKEYNVVGEDLIGDNNFTLKDTVYDIVAYNQKIGPVQSNNLEINALGIYDNPSFGTTTANFNTQVALAVVDPTFDDSAVITSVILTVPYFYDKTKTETNTTTGAKTYFLDSIYGPDLAKFKLRIYESGYYMRDLDPADQFLKPQKYYTNQNAEFAALKIGMPLNNSANKAQNDEFFFSPAELTVSTKDATTGVATETKSPPGMQLDLNKDFFTKKLITEAPAGVLKNNDLFKDYFRGLYFQVESLGSEANQAMIDFRKGSITVAYEETIDSKKVYKTLKINLSGNTVSLLNESNPNAEYTNATDPNNINHTTGDDNLYLKGGQGSMSILELFGVDNFGPDGVTGSKNGVPDALDIMRTKSLLINEANIVFYLNSAKMEKNATDAGKINYFPQRIYLYDFTNNQSLIDYAVDRSVASNIKNSKFIFGGYLTKNPAGDYCYKFRITNYIKSLIKNTDSTNVKLGVVVTEDINKATMYALKGPDPDPTYIPMTSVMNPLGAILFGGTDSEDVPSNKRLKLEIYYTKPN; translated from the coding sequence ATGCTTAAAAATTCTTTTTTTAAAACCATTGCTTTTATTTTATTTGTCGTTCTTTTAAATTCATGTGATAAAGAATATAATGTTGTTGGTGAAGATTTAATAGGGGATAATAATTTTACCCTCAAAGACACAGTATATGATATAGTTGCATACAATCAAAAAATTGGCCCGGTACAGTCTAATAATTTGGAAATTAATGCATTAGGAATATATGATAATCCTTCATTCGGAACAACTACAGCTAATTTTAATACGCAAGTGGCTTTGGCAGTAGTAGATCCTACTTTTGATGACAGTGCTGTAATAACAAGTGTGATCCTTACTGTTCCCTATTTTTATGATAAAACAAAAACAGAAACAAATACAACTACGGGAGCAAAGACTTATTTTTTAGATTCTATTTACGGGCCTGATTTAGCAAAATTTAAGTTACGTATATATGAATCGGGCTATTATATGAGGGATTTAGATCCAGCTGACCAATTTTTAAAACCTCAAAAATACTACACAAATCAGAACGCTGAGTTTGCTGCGTTGAAAATTGGTATGCCTTTGAATAACAGTGCGAATAAAGCTCAAAATGACGAATTCTTTTTTAGTCCTGCAGAGCTTACAGTTTCTACAAAGGATGCGACAACTGGAGTCGCTACCGAAACCAAATCGCCTCCAGGAATGCAATTGGATTTAAATAAAGATTTTTTTACTAAAAAATTGATAACAGAGGCTCCTGCTGGGGTTTTGAAGAATAATGATTTATTTAAAGATTATTTTAGAGGTTTGTATTTTCAGGTTGAATCATTGGGAAGTGAAGCTAATCAGGCCATGATTGATTTTAGAAAAGGAAGTATCACGGTTGCTTATGAGGAAACTATCGACTCAAAAAAGGTATATAAAACGCTGAAAATTAATTTATCTGGTAATACGGTGAGTTTATTGAATGAAAGTAATCCAAATGCTGAGTATACTAATGCTACTGATCCAAATAACATAAATCATACAACTGGGGATGATAATTTATATCTAAAAGGCGGACAAGGTTCGATGTCTATTTTGGAATTATTTGGAGTGGATAATTTTGGTCCTGATGGCGTTACGGGTTCTAAGAATGGAGTTCCCGATGCGCTTGATATTATGAGAACAAAAAGCTTACTAATTAATGAAGCTAATATAGTTTTTTATTTAAATTCGGCTAAAATGGAAAAAAATGCCACTGACGCTGGCAAAATAAATTATTTCCCGCAAAGAATTTATTTATATGATTTTACAAACAATCAGTCACTTATTGATTATGCTGTTGACAGATCTGTTGCGTCAAATATCAAAAACTCAAAATTTATTTTTGGAGGTTATTTAACCAAAAATCCTGCTGGAGATTATTGCTATAAATTTAGAATTACAAATTATATTAAGAGTCTTATAAAAAACACTGATTCTACCAATGTCAAACTTGGCGTTGTTGTGACTGAAGATATAAACAAAGCTACTATGTATGCTTTAAAAGGACCAGACCCAGATCCGACTTACATACCTATGACTTCTGTAATGAATCCTTTGGGCGCTATTTTATTTGGAGGCACTGATTCTGAAGATGTCCCTAGTAATAAAAGACTGAAACTTGAAATTTATTATACAAAACCTAATTAA
- the panC gene encoding pantoate--beta-alanine ligase, translated as MHLFHGKVALMDYLSSIKTTNSTIGFVPTMGALHKGHQSLMQQSIKENDITVVSIFVNPTQFNNPEDLAKYPRTLDEDLKKIDTINSGIIVYAPTVDDIYEGKTLSQSFDFDGLENKMEGKFRPGHFDGVGTIVKRLFEIVNPTNAYFGEKDFQQLQIIKKMVEKCKMKVNIIGCPIFRESNHLAMSSRNERLTLQERKDAAVIYNVLEGAKSKFKTSSAKKINQWVKEEFEKNKPFTLEYFEIADEETLSTCIRKNKNKKYRAFIAVHINTIRLIDTISLN; from the coding sequence ATGCATCTATTCCATGGAAAAGTAGCTTTGATGGACTATTTATCATCAATTAAGACTACAAATTCTACTATAGGATTTGTCCCAACCATGGGTGCGTTGCACAAAGGACATCAGTCGCTAATGCAACAATCTATTAAAGAAAATGACATTACAGTTGTCAGCATCTTTGTAAATCCTACCCAATTTAACAATCCTGAAGACTTAGCAAAATACCCGAGAACCTTAGACGAAGACTTGAAAAAAATAGACACTATAAATTCGGGAATTATCGTTTACGCCCCAACAGTTGATGACATATATGAAGGAAAAACCTTGTCTCAGTCTTTTGATTTCGATGGATTGGAAAATAAAATGGAAGGCAAGTTCAGACCAGGCCATTTTGATGGGGTTGGAACAATAGTAAAACGTCTTTTTGAAATTGTAAATCCGACTAATGCTTACTTTGGTGAAAAAGATTTTCAGCAATTGCAGATTATTAAAAAAATGGTCGAAAAATGCAAAATGAAAGTAAACATAATTGGCTGCCCAATTTTTAGAGAATCCAACCATCTCGCGATGAGTTCTCGAAATGAACGCTTAACTTTGCAGGAAAGAAAAGATGCCGCTGTTATTTATAATGTTCTCGAAGGAGCCAAATCTAAATTTAAAACCAGTAGCGCCAAAAAAATAAATCAATGGGTAAAAGAAGAATTTGAAAAAAACAAACCTTTTACATTAGAATATTTTGAAATTGCAGATGAGGAAACTCTTTCAACTTGCATCAGAAAAAATAAAAACAAAAAATACCGCGCTTTTATTGCCGTACATATCAATACTATTCGGTTAATAGACACAATTTCATTAAATTAA
- a CDS encoding alpha/beta hydrolase, with translation MKQLLIVVLGLFSISSFSQIKILNFNSDKLQEKREIVISLPASYEKNPTKRYPLMILLDGDYLLNPFLGTVTYGAYWDDLPEVIIVAISQNKQNERATDCGLDEVTGMPDGKSVDFFDFIGLELVPFIQHDYRTTNFKIIAGHDTTAAFLNFYLYKGDPLFNAYISMSPELPVNMENELPNILSSIKQPIYYYLSTADGDVKNMQERIKKLDNSIREIKNPDLNYKFEYFKETSHFSLVLHSIPSALYQIFGVAQPISTLEYDEKIVTLKEGYVDYLTKKYDVIENSFGVKTPIRINDFKAIEAAILYNKDYNDLDALAILADKNYPKSMLGDYELATMFEYKGDNPRAVRYYMSGFNKEEIADLTKDMMFAKAEELKKTYAKKPKIKGKVGQVETKEEVIEETPATDTPVTEEKKQ, from the coding sequence ATGAAACAATTATTAATAGTAGTGTTAGGTTTGTTTTCAATATCATCCTTTTCTCAAATTAAAATTTTAAATTTTAATTCAGATAAGCTTCAAGAAAAAAGAGAAATTGTCATTTCGTTGCCGGCTTCTTATGAAAAAAATCCAACAAAGCGTTATCCTTTAATGATTTTATTGGATGGTGATTATCTATTAAATCCCTTTTTAGGAACTGTAACATACGGAGCCTATTGGGATGATTTACCAGAAGTAATTATAGTTGCCATAAGTCAAAATAAACAAAACGAAAGAGCAACAGATTGTGGTTTAGATGAAGTAACGGGCATGCCTGATGGCAAAAGTGTAGATTTTTTTGACTTCATAGGCTTAGAACTTGTTCCTTTTATACAACATGACTATAGAACTACCAATTTCAAAATAATAGCAGGTCATGATACAACTGCTGCATTTTTAAATTTTTACTTGTATAAAGGCGACCCGTTGTTTAATGCTTATATCTCAATGAGTCCCGAATTGCCGGTAAACATGGAAAACGAATTGCCAAACATTTTATCGTCAATAAAGCAACCGATTTATTATTATCTATCAACTGCTGACGGTGATGTTAAAAACATGCAAGAAAGGATCAAAAAACTAGACAATAGCATCAGAGAGATTAAAAACCCTGATTTGAATTATAAATTTGAATATTTTAAAGAAACTTCACATTTCTCATTGGTATTGCATTCAATTCCTAGTGCTTTATATCAAATTTTTGGTGTTGCCCAACCCATTTCTACTTTAGAATATGATGAAAAAATCGTGACACTAAAAGAAGGATATGTAGATTACCTAACCAAAAAATACGATGTTATCGAAAATTCATTTGGGGTAAAAACACCAATCCGAATCAATGATTTCAAAGCAATTGAAGCAGCAATACTTTACAATAAAGATTACAATGACCTAGATGCTTTAGCGATTCTTGCCGATAAAAATTACCCGAAAAGCATGCTTGGTGATTATGAATTGGCAACCATGTTTGAATATAAAGGTGACAATCCTAGAGCCGTACGCTATTATATGTCTGGATTTAATAAAGAAGAGATAGCCGATCTTACCAAAGACATGATGTTTGCCAAAGCAGAAGAATTGAAAAAAACCTATGCTAAAAAACCAAAAATAAAAGGTAAAGTTGGTCAAGTTGAAACAAAAGAAGAAGTTATTGAAGAAACTCCCGCAACTGATACTCCTGTTACCGAAGAAAAAAAGCAATAA
- the panD gene encoding aspartate 1-decarboxylase translates to MHIQVVKSKIHRVKVTGADLNYIGSITIDEALLEASNIIEGEKVSIVNINNGERFDTYAIVGEKNSGIITLNGPAARKVQKDDIIIIISYATLEFEEAKKFKPWIIFPNENDNSLS, encoded by the coding sequence ATGCACATTCAAGTAGTTAAATCAAAGATACATAGGGTAAAGGTTACTGGAGCCGATTTAAATTACATAGGCAGTATTACAATTGACGAAGCCTTATTGGAAGCCTCAAATATTATAGAAGGAGAAAAAGTATCGATAGTCAACATCAACAATGGAGAACGTTTTGATACTTATGCCATTGTTGGAGAAAAGAATTCCGGCATCATTACTTTAAACGGCCCTGCCGCGCGAAAGGTCCAAAAAGACGATATCATTATTATAATTTCATACGCAACACTAGAATTCGAGGAGGCCAAAAAATTCAAACCTTGGATTATTTTTCCAAATGAGAATGACAATTCACTCTCCTAA